From the Saccharomyces paradoxus chromosome XIV, complete sequence genome, one window contains:
- the MPP6 gene encoding Mpp6p (Nuclear exosome-associated RNA binding protein~similar to YNR024W) — protein MSTNNGVTGKLSSRVMNMKFMKFGKTDDEESSNSNTPSIINSDVESNEQREKLFGRDNSAWDLNSYNDDVKKISGKQKKKMRKVVYKKRPHLIISNVGYSELRKPEGVMNGRKVFGDNPNDIGSRKRKLEESEQNEEGKSDAKDKEFTGSQEEGEDEYDLDKLFKDSIKKKKTTHNTKNKNGNSKQ, from the coding sequence ATGAGTACTAACAATGGTGTCACTGGCAAACTCTCCAGTAGAGTCATGAATATGAAGTTTATGAAATTTGGTAAGACAGACGACGAAGAAAGTTCCAACTCCAATACGCCATCCATTATCAATTCAGATGTGGAATCTAATGAGCAAAGAGAGAAACTGTTTGGTCGAGATAACTCAGCGTGGGACCTCAATAGCTACAATGATGacgtgaaaaaaatctcaggaaagcagaagaagaaaatgagaaaagtAGTGTATAAGAAACGACCCCATCTCATAATTTCCAACGTTGGTTACAGCGAGCTGCGAAAACCTGAGGGCGTAATGaatggaagaaaagtttttgGTGATAATCCTAATGATATTGGTTCCAGGAAGAGAAAGCTTGAGGAAAGCGAACAAAATGAGGAAGGGAAAAGCGATGCTAAGGATAAGGAGTTTACAGGAAGccaagaagaaggagagGATGAATACGACCTGGATAAATTATTCAAGGATAgcatcaaaaagaaaaagaccACCCATAAtactaaaaataaaaatggaaattCAAAACAGTAG
- a CDS encoding uncharacterized protein (similar to YNR021W), whose amino-acid sequence MSSSIFGPLVGFLERVNSLNAPYQALSYDEQKAMTIWQRVKFYNWTFELCALGMLFLVFAFYKFGNSVNLKRGNQIFQSLHSFLANDLKFSRVGFNINDSKIFTVEHQNTWFSSFATGRSAIESINLNLHLVARSNPFSMCLEYLLGFFFTSLKSKQLEEFMEIVIKPNGIFVAGESAHPNKNAQEVLTKFRFVTSIVNKEFMNQARTENYFLSIAHTSENDKLPNNFVYMSDVNQLSGFMFHYSKPYEILSQAGNLLKYISFTDLPVDAPRDDKEWESSIEPKAIIRCAVPQNENELKLLNQIIALVVEIYDGCTQDLVQKSPNLFITNDILKRTTNLRQQELNKIKKFMKETELELAKEKKLELEKAKRRQLKASGEQEKVDQKMKEKRERRLRNKQRTRIQ is encoded by the coding sequence ATGTCTAGTTCAATATTTGGCCCACTCGTGGGCTTTTTAGAGCGTGTCAATTCACTCAATGCGCCCTACCAAGCATTATCATATGACGAACAGAAGGCCATGACTATTTGGCAAAGAGTCAAATTTTATAACTGGACTTTTGAGTTGTGCGCTCTAGGTATGTTATTCTTGGTGTTCGCTTTCTACAAATTCGGTAACTCTGTTAATTTGAAGCGCGGAAACCAAATCTTCCAATCTTTGCATTCATTTTTGGCCAACGACTTAAAGTTTTCTCGTGTAGGCttcaatatcaatgattccaaaatttttaccGTCGAACACCAAAATACATGGTTCTCTTCTTTTGCTACTGGTAGATCCGCTATTGAGAGCATCAACTTGAACCTTCATTTGGTAGCTCGTAGCAACCCTTTTTCTATGTGTCTAGAATACCTgcttggattttttttcacaagCTTGAAAAGTAAGCAATTGGAGGAATTTATGGAGATCGTTATCAAACCAAATGGTATTTTTGTTGCTGGTGAGTCTGCTCATCCCAACAAGAATGCGCAAGAAGTTTTGACCAAATTCAGATTTGTTACTTCTATTGTCAACAAAGAATTCATGAATCAAGCTAGAACTGAAAATTATTTTCTATCTATTGCCCACACTAGTGAAAACGATAAATTGCCAAATAATTTCGTCTACATGTCCGACGTCAACCAATTATCTGGGTTCATGTTTCATTACTCTAAACCCTATGAGATTTTGTCCCAAGCTGgtaatcttttgaaatatattaGTTTCACTGACTTACCTGTCGACGCACCACGTGATGACAAAGAATGGGAATCTTCAATTGAGCCAAAAGCTATCATTCGTTGCGCTGTTCCTCAAAACGAGAATGAATTGAAGTTGTTAAACCAAATTATTGCCTTAGTCGTAGAAATCTACGATGGGTGTACCCAAGATTTAGTCCAAAAGTCTCCAAACTTATTCATCACCAATGACATCTTGAAGAGGACTACCAACTTGCGCCAGCAAGAGTTGAACAAGATCAAAAAGTTCATGAAAGAGACCGAATTGGAATTGGcgaaggaaaagaaattagaattggaaaaggcCAAGAGACGTCAATTGAAGGCCTCTGGTGAACAAGAGAAGGTAGATCaaaagatgaaagaaaagagagaaagaCGCCTCAGAAACAAGCAAAGAACAAGGATTCAATAA
- the SNF12 gene encoding Snf12p (73 kDa subunit of the SWI/SNF chromatin remodeling complex~similar to YNR023W) codes for MSKVIKPSNTKGSRKSSKGATPDTKNFFHAKKKDPVNQDKSNNASQVTPAVAHFHPSDMVIPDHLAELIPELYSFQQLMDSEKRLDHFIHLRNLHMKRMVAQWDKSKQSQEFLYPHLDSPSVKYLRIFISNVSENQPWQMDTNNEPDLMALENATWTMRIEGRLLDGVQANDPAREKFSSFIESIVVDFKNKETDNMLSTRVDTAPEENAIEIPGEKKLNLNLPLQFSLPNGDGSTTSNRVQNSDMLAKETVKKDMSSTTPKLEPVKWQYDPNNPVDFDGLDIKRAGSENVECTISILRKSSPEEQFMSYSSALTAIIGLKSGTSHDAIFSIYKYIQLNELLTNDESAFENLMGNRNSHNSNTGTNKILDTISNPVPIVKLNSQLITLLPGRLKESSPDTIKLTDLLSLINNTHLLSLQPIEIDYTVRVDKASTYGELVLDIEVPDVDALKLNNAQRESQIGAAELNENVKDLEHIKTKVALQDKEITSILSNLHESNKRYRFFKKISEDPVKALNECIASTSNALKVLSGDEGYNEDMVRRANFYKENEAMLRENIEVILSNGRM; via the coding sequence ATGTCCAAAGTAATAAAGCCCAGTAACACGAAGGGTTCTAGAAAGAGTTCAAAAGGAGCCACACCTGATACtaaaaatttcttccatgcgaagaaaaaggatCCGGTAAACCAAGATAAATCCAATAATGCTTCTCAAGTTACCCCAGCAGTGGCTCATTTCCATCCATCAGATATGGTAATTCCTGACCATCTAGCCGAATTGATTCCCGAGTTGTATTCCTTCCAACAACTGATGGATTCCGAGAAAAGATTAGATCATTTTATTCATCTGCGAAACTTACATATGAAGCGAATGGTAGCGCAATGGGACAAGTCAAAACAATCTCAAGAGTTTCTTTATCCTCATTTGGACTCTCCAAGTGTAAAATACCTTCGAATCTTCATTTCAAATGTCAGTGAAAACCAACCTTGGCAAATGGACACGAATAATGAGCCTGACCTTATGGCCCTGGAGAATGCTACTTGGACAATGAGAATCGAAGGCCGATTGTTGGACGGCGTACAAGCCAATGATCCAGCAAGAGAGAAGTTTAGCTCATTCATAGAATCCATAGTGGTGGACTTTAAAAATAAGGAAACCGATAATATGCTATCTACCAGGGTTGATACAGCTCCTGAGGAAAACGCCATCGAAATACctggtgaaaagaaattgaactTAAACTTGCCTTTGCAGTTTTCTCTGCCGAATGGGGACGGTTCTACTACGAGCAACAGAGTACAGAATAGTGACATGTTGGCGAAGGAAACTGTTAAAAAAGATATGAGTTCCACAACACCAAAACTAGAACCAGTAAAATGGCAGTATGACCCAAATAATCCTGTAGATTTCGATGGACTTGATATTAAGAGAGCAGGATCTGAAAACGTAGAATGCACTATAAGCATACTGCGAAAGTCATCCCCGGAAGAGCAGTTTATGAGCTATTCTTCAGCACTAACCGCTATAATAGGATTGAAGAGTGGAACATCACATGACGCGATATTCTCCATATACAAATACATCCAGTTAAATGAATTGCTCACCAACGATGAGTCTGCATTCGAAAATTTGATGGGCAATAGAAATAGTCACAATAGCAACACTGGCACTAATAAAATACTCGATACAATCTCTAATCCAGTTCCCATTGTAAAGTTAAACTCTCAGCTCATAACCTTATTACCTGGCAGGCTTAAAGAGTCTTCGCCAGATACAATAAAATTAACAGATTTATTGTCTCTGATTAATAATACACATTTACTCTCATTACAACCAATTGAGATCGACTACACAGTACGCGTTGATAAAGCTTCCACTTACGGTGAGTTAGTTCTCGATATTGAAGTGCCCGATGTCGACGCTCTAAAATTGAATAATGCCCAAAGAGAAAGCCAAATTGGCGCTGCTGAATTGAATGAAAACGTTAAGGACTTGGAACATATCAAAACCAAGGTAGCTTTACAGGACAAAGAAATAACGTCCATCCTGTCAAATCTACATGAGAGCAACAAACGATACCgtttcttcaagaaaatcagTGAGGACCCAGTTAAAGCGTTAAACGAATGCATTGCTTCCACTTCGAATGCTTTGAAAGTCTTGTCGGGAGATGAAGGTTATAATGAAGATATGGTAAGGCGAGCTAACTTTTACAAGGAGAATGAAGCCATGTTGCGCGAAAATATAGAAGttatattatcaaatgGACGAATGTAG
- the ATP23 gene encoding putative metalloprotease (metalloprotease of the mitochondrial inner membrane~similar to YNR020C), whose protein sequence is MGTSGNNAGFDWWRRTMQYKTGIGLTPEEKTRYEEDSKARALKKECLKCYEHRDWMLKYSPTVRFMVQAIRKLNKGSDSKFDDSKIICDYCPDWKGGGFHPELGILLCQNRLRDKWHLEDTLSHELIHYFDDLKWQVDWLNLKHHACSEIRASSLSGECRFWEEFKRRGFRTGFHVARGHQDCVRRRAVISVSGNPNCKSKEHAAKIVDEVWDSCFADTRPFDEIYR, encoded by the coding sequence ATGGGTACCAGTGGGAATAATGCTGGGTTTGACTGGTGGAGACGAACCATGCAGTACAAGACTGGTATAGGCTTGACGCCGGAGGAGAAAACTCGATACGAAGAAGACTCTAAAGCTCGAGCactgaaaaaagaatgtcTGAAGTGTTATGAGCATCGAGATTGGATGCTTAAATACTCTCCTACTGTTCGTTTTATGGTACAGGCCATCAGGAAACTGAATAAGGGTAGCGATAGTAAATTCGACGATTCGAAGATCATTTGCGATTACTGCCCTGATTGGAAGGGTGGTGGCTTTCATCCTGAGTTGGGAATCCTGTTATGTCAGAACAGATTACGTGATAAATGGCATCTAGAAGATACACTGTCGCATGAATTAATTCATTATTTCGATGATTTAAAATGGCAAGTAGATTGGTTAAATCTGAAACATCATGCATGTTCGGAAATCAGGGCCTCCTCATTAAGTGGGGAATGTAGGTTTTGGGAAGAGTTTAAGAGGAGAGGGTTTCGCACAGGATTCCATGTGGCAAGAGGTCACCAAGATTGTGTGAGAAGGAGGGCTGTAATTAGTGTTTCAGGGAATCCCAACTGTAAAAGCAAGGAACATGCAGCAAAAATAGTGGATGAAGTTTGGGACAGTTGCTTCGCTGATACAAGGCCGTTTGATGAGATTTACAGATGA
- the MRPL50 gene encoding mitochondrial 54S ribosomal protein bL9m MRPL50 (Mitochondrial ribosomal protein of the large subunit~similar to YNR022C) — protein sequence MFRSTQVCLSALTKRTHRVKVQVLKDFPRFQLYKGQVANVKPSLMRNYLHNFNGAKYILSDEHDINTELLKQYQARELKLEEDRQQLSKRQEMETQRNIELQRQSVFGHEKEERPKEQKKGLLDSEITIEEVKIPGLDI from the coding sequence ATGTTCCGTTCCACCCAAGTGTGCCTGAGCGCTTTAACGAAGAGAACCCACAGGGTGAAGGTCCAGGTACTGAAGGATTTCCCGCGATTTCAATTATACAAAGGACAAGTTGCAAATGTTAAACCATCTTTAATGAGAAACTATTTACATAATTTCAATGGTGCAAAGTACATACTCAGTGACGAACACGACATTAATACGGAACTATTAAAACAGTATCAAGCACGTGAGTTGAAGTTAGAGGAAGACCGTCAACAGCTCTCTAAACGCCAAGAAATGGAAActcaaagaaatattgaGCTGCAGAGGCAATCTGTTTTTGGCCACGAGAAGGAAGAGAGGCCAAAAGAGCAAAAGAAAGGTTTATTGGATTCTGAGATTACTATCGAAGAGGTTAAGATCCCCGGTCTTGACATTTGA